A region from the Algoriphagus machipongonensis genome encodes:
- a CDS encoding serine hydrolase domain-containing protein, whose amino-acid sequence MKKLFTPILFLCLVIHPILGQERILKDALANAEKEDFSGVILVAQNGKVLFEKAIGMRSFEDQIPLKKHDVFEMASVSKQFTAMMIMLCQEKGLLDYDDRIGKYLDVPYKGITIRQLLNHTSGLPDYQAVMDEHWDKSKVAGNKDILAYLNEYEPPMLFESGEKYQYSNTGYVFLASIVEKATGKDFVELSREWIFKPLHMNSTDIRSPEEKAKVENFAAGHIKNSDGKYVNANKFPSSDYTIWLGNRKGPGRVSSIAEDLLRWDQALYTNRLVSQKTMELAFAPAKLNDGTRSYYGFGWSIEPKSPFGKMVMHTGDNPGYKTIIVRYIEENKTIIILNNNYHPDVMKLVEAATLSLGKW is encoded by the coding sequence ATGAAAAAGCTTTTTACTCCTATACTTTTCCTATGTTTAGTTATACACCCAATATTGGGACAAGAACGCATTCTTAAAGATGCACTGGCAAATGCTGAAAAAGAGGATTTCTCTGGAGTGATTTTAGTGGCTCAAAATGGAAAAGTACTTTTCGAAAAAGCCATTGGGATGCGTTCGTTTGAGGATCAAATCCCTCTCAAAAAACATGATGTTTTTGAAATGGCATCAGTTTCCAAGCAGTTCACTGCCATGATGATCATGTTGTGCCAGGAAAAAGGCCTCTTAGATTATGATGATCGAATAGGAAAATACTTGGATGTCCCTTACAAAGGAATTACCATCCGACAATTACTCAATCACACCAGTGGATTGCCGGACTATCAGGCTGTGATGGATGAGCATTGGGATAAAAGCAAAGTTGCAGGAAATAAGGATATACTGGCTTACCTCAACGAATATGAACCTCCTATGCTTTTTGAATCGGGAGAAAAATATCAGTATAGTAATACGGGCTATGTGTTTTTGGCGAGTATTGTGGAGAAAGCAACTGGGAAAGACTTTGTAGAACTATCTCGTGAATGGATTTTCAAACCCTTGCATATGAACAGCACCGATATCAGATCTCCAGAGGAAAAAGCAAAAGTTGAAAACTTTGCGGCGGGTCATATCAAAAACTCAGATGGAAAGTACGTCAATGCAAATAAATTCCCTTCTTCGGACTATACTATTTGGCTTGGCAACCGAAAGGGTCCGGGTAGAGTAAGCAGTATCGCTGAAGATTTATTACGCTGGGATCAGGCTTTGTATACTAATCGACTTGTCTCACAAAAAACCATGGAGCTAGCTTTTGCTCCTGCCAAACTCAATGATGGAACTCGAAGTTATTATGGCTTTGGATGGTCAATAGAACCTAAAAGCCCATTTGGAAAAATGGTCATGCATACCGGAGATAATCCGGGATACAAGACCATAATAGTGCGTTACATTGAGGAAAATAAAACGATCATTATTCTTAACAACAACTACCATCCAGATGTCATGAAGCTCGTGGAAGCAGCTACCCTTTCCTTAGGTAAATGGTAA
- a CDS encoding M20/M25/M40 family metallo-hydrolase — protein MKKRYLLGMGLMLLLGTQVQAQDEIIEKIIKEETENSQLKQIGHELMDGIGPRLVGTPQMKKAHDWAVEKYESWGIEARNEQWGEWKGWERGITHIDMIAPWTKSLAGQQLAWSPSSPEGGATGEVVVIPDVADEAAFEAWLPSVKGKYVMVSAPQVTGRPDYNWEEFATEESFAKMKEEKTESNRAWNERLQKTGKGRRELPAALEEAGALGIITSYWSQGFGANKIFSSYTKTVPTVDLSLEDYGLLFRLADGGESPTITLNAQSKDLGVVPTFNTIAEIKGTEKPDEYVMLSAHFDSWDGGTGATDNGTGTIMMMEVMRVLKKIYPNPKRTILVGHWGSEEQGLNGSRAFVEDHPEMMDKIQVLFNQDNGTGRVVNLSGQGFVDSYEYLGRWLTKVPRNITREIETNFPGNPGGGGSDYASFVAAGVPAFSLSSLNWSYFNYTWHTNLDTYDKIIFDDVQSNVILAAIMVYMASEEDDMVSRKVRVPIGRNGEPTEWPAMRSPTRKGGLDN, from the coding sequence ATGAAAAAGAGATACTTATTAGGCATGGGCTTGATGTTGCTTTTGGGCACGCAAGTTCAGGCTCAAGATGAAATCATCGAAAAGATTATCAAGGAGGAAACTGAGAATTCTCAGTTGAAGCAAATCGGTCATGAGTTGATGGATGGCATCGGGCCAAGACTTGTTGGAACTCCACAAATGAAAAAAGCTCATGATTGGGCAGTAGAAAAATACGAAAGTTGGGGGATTGAAGCCCGCAACGAACAATGGGGAGAGTGGAAAGGCTGGGAGCGTGGAATTACCCATATTGACATGATCGCTCCATGGACAAAATCTCTAGCAGGCCAGCAATTAGCTTGGAGTCCTTCCTCGCCTGAAGGCGGTGCAACTGGAGAAGTGGTTGTGATCCCTGATGTAGCAGACGAAGCGGCATTTGAGGCTTGGTTGCCTTCTGTAAAAGGAAAATATGTAATGGTTTCTGCTCCACAGGTAACGGGTAGACCGGATTACAACTGGGAGGAATTTGCAACAGAAGAGTCTTTCGCAAAAATGAAAGAGGAGAAGACTGAATCCAATAGAGCTTGGAATGAAAGACTTCAAAAAACTGGTAAAGGAAGAAGAGAATTGCCTGCTGCTTTGGAAGAAGCTGGAGCTTTGGGAATTATCACTTCTTACTGGTCTCAAGGTTTTGGAGCCAACAAGATCTTTTCTTCTTATACTAAAACAGTCCCTACTGTCGATCTTTCTTTAGAAGATTATGGCCTATTATTTAGACTTGCAGATGGTGGAGAAAGCCCAACAATTACACTCAATGCACAATCCAAAGATTTGGGTGTTGTTCCTACTTTCAATACCATTGCTGAAATCAAAGGAACTGAAAAGCCTGATGAATATGTGATGCTTTCTGCTCACTTTGACTCTTGGGATGGTGGAACAGGTGCCACTGATAATGGTACTGGAACTATCATGATGATGGAAGTGATGCGAGTATTGAAAAAGATTTACCCTAATCCAAAAAGAACCATTCTGGTAGGACACTGGGGTTCGGAAGAGCAAGGACTTAATGGTTCTAGAGCTTTTGTAGAGGATCATCCTGAAATGATGGATAAAATCCAAGTACTTTTCAACCAGGATAACGGAACTGGTAGAGTAGTAAACCTTTCAGGTCAAGGCTTTGTAGATAGTTATGAGTATCTGGGCCGTTGGTTGACAAAAGTGCCTAGAAATATTACTCGAGAAATTGAAACGAATTTCCCTGGAAACCCAGGGGGTGGCGGTTCTGATTATGCTTCATTTGTAGCTGCAGGAGTACCGGCATTTTCTCTTAGTTCATTGAACTGGTCTTACTTCAATTACACTTGGCATACCAATTTGGATACCTATGACAAAATCATTTTTGACGATGTTCAAAGCAATGTCATCTTGGCTGCAATCATGGTTTACATGGCAAGTGAAGAAGATGATATGGTATCAAGAAAAGTGAGAGTTCCAATTGGAAGAAATGGTGAGCCAACTGAATGGCCAGCAATGCGTTCTCCAACAAGAAAAGGTGGATTGGATAATTAA
- a CDS encoding phosphoenolpyruvate hydrolase family protein, producing MPNPWTGKGNPYTRQEVRDRLKETLAQKKAIIAAGAGTGISAKFIEKGGADLLIIYNSGRFRMSGHGSTAGLMAYGDANAVAMEIGEFEVLPVVEEIPVICGVHGSDPRRRIWHHLLKVKEMGFSGINNFPTHSIVDGHFRQVLEETGMGFEKEVEMIQIADKMDLFSIVYVATAEEARQMAEAGADAIISHVGTTVGGSIGVTGASCSMDDAVARTNEIVAAAKAVNPDLFFLAHGGPINTPEDVREVLDKADVHGFVGASSLERMGVEESLTNLTKEFKKLTIK from the coding sequence CATGGACAGGGAAGGGAAATCCTTACACCAGACAGGAAGTACGTGATCGATTGAAAGAAACCTTAGCTCAAAAAAAGGCAATCATCGCCGCTGGAGCCGGAACAGGGATTTCAGCAAAATTTATAGAAAAAGGCGGTGCAGATTTATTGATAATCTATAATTCAGGTCGTTTTAGGATGTCAGGCCATGGTTCGACAGCTGGCCTCATGGCTTATGGCGATGCCAATGCTGTGGCAATGGAAATCGGAGAATTTGAAGTGCTCCCTGTGGTAGAAGAAATTCCTGTCATTTGTGGTGTTCATGGGTCTGATCCAAGAAGACGTATTTGGCATCATTTGTTAAAAGTCAAAGAGATGGGTTTTTCAGGAATTAATAATTTCCCAACGCATTCTATTGTCGATGGACATTTCCGTCAGGTTTTAGAAGAAACAGGCATGGGCTTCGAAAAGGAAGTTGAAATGATCCAAATTGCCGATAAAATGGACCTTTTCTCTATCGTTTATGTAGCAACAGCTGAGGAAGCCCGTCAAATGGCAGAAGCAGGTGCTGATGCAATCATATCCCATGTGGGAACCACCGTAGGAGGCTCTATCGGTGTTACTGGCGCGAGCTGTAGCATGGATGATGCAGTTGCACGAACCAATGAAATTGTGGCTGCTGCCAAAGCCGTGAATCCAGATTTATTTTTCCTAGCTCATGGTGGACCGATCAATACTCCTGAAGATGTTCGTGAGGTTTTGGACAAGGCTGACGTCCATGGATTTGTCGGGGCATCCTCTCTAGAAAGAATGGGTGTAGAAGAATCGCTAACTAACCTAACCAAGGAATTTAAAAAGCTGACAATTAAATAG
- a CDS encoding arylsulfatase, whose translation MRRLIFILFCLPIVFSCSQEEAEQPVQPNIIYILADDLGYGEVGYQGQEKIQTPNMDALAASGMVFTNHYSGAPVCAPARCSLLTGKHGGNAFIRGNDEWVDRGDVWDYAKVSEDPYLEGQRPLPDNTLTLGKLLQDAGYKTGIVGKWGLGGPMTESIPTKLGFDYFYGFNCQRQAHNLYPPHLWENETKVDLDNPIVIPNTKLDEGADPNDPESYAKYNQKDFAPTLMHDKALSFIEENQKEPFFLYYASPLPHVPLQAPQNDVDKYRETFGAEDPYLGNQGYFPNRYPHATYAAMITLLDQQIGEVMAKVKELGLEENTIIIVTSDNGPTYTGGVDFDYFESSKPFTNGYGRTKGFVYEGGIRVPMTVNWPGKIKAGSTTDRISAFYDVMPTLCELVGVNAPEDSDGTSFLPTLLGEAQEEPEYLFWEFAGYDGQQAVRMGKWKGIRLNIKKDEALTIQLFDLSTDPLEQYNVADQHPEIIQQMEEIMKKEHSTPALESFRMAFLEEK comes from the coding sequence ATGCGTCGATTGATTTTCATTTTATTTTGTCTCCCTATTGTTTTTTCCTGTTCACAGGAGGAAGCCGAACAACCTGTTCAACCTAATATTATTTACATTCTAGCAGATGATTTGGGTTATGGTGAAGTGGGCTATCAGGGCCAAGAAAAAATCCAAACTCCAAATATGGATGCTCTTGCAGCCTCTGGAATGGTTTTTACCAATCATTATTCCGGAGCTCCTGTCTGTGCCCCGGCTCGTTGTAGTCTTTTAACCGGTAAGCATGGAGGAAATGCCTTTATTCGAGGAAATGACGAATGGGTAGATCGAGGGGATGTTTGGGATTATGCTAAAGTTTCCGAAGATCCTTATTTGGAGGGACAAAGACCATTGCCTGACAATACTCTTACTCTTGGGAAATTACTTCAAGATGCTGGGTACAAAACTGGAATTGTGGGAAAATGGGGTCTTGGTGGACCAATGACTGAGTCAATCCCTACGAAATTGGGTTTTGATTATTTCTATGGTTTTAATTGCCAGCGCCAAGCACATAACCTATATCCACCACACCTGTGGGAGAATGAAACGAAGGTAGACCTGGATAACCCAATAGTGATTCCTAATACAAAATTGGATGAAGGAGCGGATCCAAATGATCCTGAGAGCTATGCGAAATACAATCAGAAAGACTTTGCTCCCACCTTGATGCATGACAAAGCCCTGAGCTTTATAGAGGAAAATCAGAAGGAGCCATTCTTTTTATATTATGCTTCTCCACTTCCACATGTTCCGCTTCAAGCACCTCAAAATGATGTGGATAAGTATAGAGAAACCTTTGGGGCAGAAGATCCTTATTTGGGAAATCAAGGTTACTTTCCTAACCGTTATCCACACGCTACTTATGCAGCGATGATCACTTTGCTGGATCAGCAAATTGGTGAAGTGATGGCAAAAGTGAAGGAGTTAGGGCTGGAGGAAAATACCATTATCATTGTCACTAGTGATAACGGTCCCACTTACACAGGAGGTGTAGACTTTGATTATTTTGAAAGCTCTAAGCCATTTACGAATGGTTATGGAAGAACAAAGGGCTTTGTGTATGAAGGAGGAATTCGCGTTCCTATGACCGTCAATTGGCCGGGTAAAATAAAAGCTGGAAGTACGACGGATCGAATTTCAGCCTTTTATGATGTAATGCCTACACTTTGTGAATTGGTGGGAGTGAATGCGCCGGAAGATTCTGATGGCACTAGTTTTTTACCCACCTTATTGGGAGAAGCTCAAGAAGAACCTGAATACTTATTTTGGGAGTTTGCGGGATATGATGGACAACAAGCAGTAAGAATGGGGAAATGGAAAGGGATTCGTCTTAATATCAAAAAGGATGAGGCTTTGACTATCCAATTATTCGACTTATCCACAGATCCTTTGGAGCAGTATAATGTTGCAGATCAACATCCAGAAATTATCCAGCAAATGGAAGAAATCATGAAGAAAGAACATAGCACCCCTGCTTTAGAGAGCTTTAGAATGGCTTTTTTGGAAGAAAAATAA
- the pnuC gene encoding nicotinamide riboside transporter PnuC, whose protein sequence is MDFQWILDGFTEGLQQMTWLEGIAVFFGVSSVYYSIKENIWVYPTGIISTLIYVWICFQYKLYADMGINAYYFSMSIYGWFVWTHPKVGEKVLPVTWLKPSGWAVSIAFFLISYLTLYLVLANFTDSDVPYWDSFTTASAFVGMWLMAKKKVENWIFWIITDLAAVPLYFYKGLILTSFQYLFFTVLATLGLLAWIKSAKAYEAR, encoded by the coding sequence ATGGATTTCCAATGGATTCTTGATGGTTTTACCGAAGGGCTGCAACAAATGACTTGGTTGGAGGGAATTGCTGTGTTCTTTGGGGTGTCATCTGTTTATTATTCGATTAAAGAAAACATTTGGGTTTATCCAACGGGAATTATCTCTACGCTCATTTATGTGTGGATCTGTTTTCAATATAAGCTATATGCAGACATGGGCATCAATGCCTATTATTTTAGTATGTCAATTTATGGCTGGTTTGTTTGGACTCATCCCAAAGTAGGTGAAAAAGTACTTCCAGTTACTTGGTTGAAACCCTCGGGCTGGGCCGTATCCATAGCTTTCTTTTTGATCTCTTATCTGACACTTTATTTGGTTCTGGCCAATTTTACAGATAGCGATGTGCCTTATTGGGATTCATTTACCACCGCCTCTGCATTCGTGGGGATGTGGTTGATGGCCAAAAAGAAGGTGGAAAACTGGATATTTTGGATCATTACTGACTTGGCTGCCGTTCCCTTGTATTTTTACAAAGGATTAATTCTGACCTCCTTTCAGTATTTGTTTTTCACAGTCCTGGCCACTTTGGGTTTGTTGGCATGGATTAAATCTGCGAAAGCTTATGAAGCTAGATAG
- a CDS encoding AAA family ATPase, whose protein sequence is MKLDRVLILGPESTGKSTLANDLSEFYGEPWVPEFAREYLEKLDNQYQYEDLLAIAKGQVALEDEMAAKANQLLFCDTDLRVIHIWSQHRFDKTATWVLDQMEKRTYSLILLTDTDLPWEPDPLREYPDLKMRQYFFDKYHELAKSSGFPFEIVKGNEQRRKEQAINAIKNHLNK, encoded by the coding sequence ATGAAGCTAGATAGGGTATTGATATTAGGACCAGAGTCTACTGGTAAAAGCACCTTGGCGAATGATCTTTCCGAATTTTACGGTGAACCTTGGGTGCCTGAATTTGCCAGAGAGTATCTGGAGAAACTTGATAATCAATATCAATACGAGGATTTATTGGCTATTGCCAAAGGACAGGTTGCATTGGAAGATGAAATGGCCGCAAAAGCAAATCAACTTCTTTTCTGCGATACAGATTTGCGGGTGATCCACATTTGGTCTCAACATAGGTTTGATAAAACTGCAACCTGGGTATTAGATCAAATGGAAAAGAGAACCTACAGTTTGATCCTTTTAACTGATACGGACTTGCCTTGGGAGCCTGATCCTCTTCGGGAATATCCAGATTTGAAAATGCGTCAATATTTCTTCGACAAGTATCATGAGCTGGCAAAGTCCAGTGGCTTTCCTTTTGAGATTGTCAAAGGGAATGAACAACGAAGAAAAGAGCAAGCAATAAATGCCATTAAAAATCATTTAAATAAATAG
- the uvrA gene encoding excinuclease ABC subunit UvrA produces MTLSTLSAKTDIDSLDPKEFIIIKNAKVNNLKSLSVAIPRNKLIVVTGLSGSGKSSLAFDTLFAEGQRMYVESLSSYARQFLGRMEKPDVEYIKGVAPAIAIQQKVNTKNPRSTVGTTTEIYDYLKLLFSRIGKTISPISGKEVKHHTVTDIVDYIQSFEEGSKVMISCPLQLESGRKIEQELELLLQKGYTRILINEEMYFVEDLLEEKKVPKGKYEILIDRASVIKEDEDNQFRIADSVQTALFEGHGDCKITIPGKETRIFSDRFELDGMTFEIPSVNFFSFNNPYGACRTCEGFGNVLGIDLDLVIPDKEMSVYEGAIAPWRGESSRKWLEPLLKKGIEFDFPIHRSYNELSEKEQQLIWTGNKYFKGLNAFFKDLESKTHKIQYRVMLSRFRGRTTCPDCKGTRLRKDASYVKIEGESIIDLVLKPIDEALAFFNALELPPHQAKIANRLLKEIQSRLSYMDEVGLGYLTLNRLTSTLSGGEFQRIKLATSLGSALVGSMYILDEPSIGLHPRDTDRLIGVLKSLRDLGNTVIVVEHEEKVMKSADQIIDIGPDAGVNGGELLFQGPIDELMKSAQTYTAKYLRSEEHIFKKEGNRKWKDSILVKGARENNLKNIDVKFPLNTLTVVTGVSGSGKSTLVKKVLYPALGKMLGTVIDETGKYDKIEGDYRSVSQIEFVDQNPIGKSSRSNPVTYVKAYDAIRSLYSDQPISKQRNYKPAFFSFNVDGGRCEACSGEGITTVEMQFMADIHLTCESCKGKRFKNEILDVKYKEKDISEVLNMTIDEAIEFFQGKTQIINKLLPLQEVGLGYIGMGQSSNTLSGGEAQRVKLASFLGKGGTKSGEHILFIFDEPTTGLHFHDIKKLLHSINALIDQGHSVIIIEHNTEVIKSADWVIDLGPEGGNKGGHLTFEGTPEDMMKEEGNYTAKYLREAFV; encoded by the coding sequence ATGACTTTGAGCACTTTATCCGCTAAAACAGACATCGATTCTCTCGACCCGAAGGAATTTATCATTATCAAAAATGCTAAGGTAAATAACCTAAAAAGCCTTAGCGTTGCGATTCCTAGAAATAAATTAATCGTGGTGACAGGGCTTTCTGGGTCAGGAAAATCCTCATTGGCTTTTGACACCCTCTTTGCAGAAGGTCAGCGAATGTATGTGGAAAGTCTCAGCTCCTATGCAAGACAGTTTTTAGGTAGGATGGAAAAACCGGATGTAGAATACATCAAAGGTGTAGCTCCGGCCATTGCCATCCAACAAAAAGTCAACACCAAAAACCCTCGCTCCACGGTAGGTACGACCACTGAAATTTATGATTACCTGAAATTGCTCTTTTCGAGAATTGGGAAAACCATCTCTCCAATTTCTGGAAAAGAGGTGAAACATCATACGGTTACTGATATCGTGGACTATATACAGTCTTTCGAGGAAGGCTCCAAGGTCATGATTTCCTGCCCGCTTCAATTAGAAAGTGGTAGGAAAATCGAACAAGAACTTGAACTCCTCCTGCAAAAAGGATACACCAGAATTCTCATCAACGAGGAGATGTACTTTGTGGAAGACTTACTTGAAGAGAAAAAAGTACCCAAAGGAAAGTATGAGATATTAATCGATAGGGCTTCAGTCATCAAAGAGGATGAAGACAACCAGTTTCGAATTGCCGATTCTGTGCAGACAGCCCTATTTGAAGGACATGGAGATTGCAAAATCACCATCCCAGGAAAAGAAACCCGAATCTTTTCTGACCGATTTGAATTGGATGGGATGACCTTTGAAATTCCCTCCGTCAATTTCTTTTCTTTCAACAACCCCTATGGTGCCTGCCGCACTTGTGAGGGATTTGGAAACGTATTGGGAATTGATTTAGACTTAGTTATTCCTGATAAGGAAATGTCTGTCTATGAAGGTGCCATCGCGCCCTGGAGAGGCGAATCCTCCAGAAAATGGTTGGAACCCTTATTAAAAAAGGGGATAGAATTTGATTTCCCAATACATAGGTCTTACAACGAACTATCAGAAAAAGAGCAGCAACTTATTTGGACTGGAAATAAGTATTTTAAAGGTTTGAATGCCTTTTTCAAAGATTTGGAGTCGAAGACCCATAAAATCCAATATCGGGTGATGCTCTCAAGATTTAGAGGGAGAACCACCTGTCCAGATTGTAAAGGCACGAGATTACGAAAAGATGCTTCTTACGTTAAAATTGAAGGAGAATCTATCATAGACTTGGTATTAAAACCAATTGATGAAGCCTTGGCATTTTTCAATGCCTTGGAGCTACCTCCACATCAAGCTAAAATCGCCAATCGACTGCTGAAAGAAATACAAAGTCGACTTTCCTACATGGATGAAGTGGGATTGGGTTATTTAACCCTAAATAGATTAACCTCCACGCTATCTGGAGGTGAATTCCAACGAATCAAACTGGCCACTTCCTTAGGTTCCGCTTTGGTGGGCTCTATGTATATCTTGGATGAACCTAGCATTGGTTTACACCCAAGAGATACGGATCGACTGATTGGTGTTTTGAAATCCCTACGTGATCTTGGAAATACTGTGATTGTCGTAGAGCATGAGGAAAAAGTCATGAAATCTGCTGATCAAATCATAGATATCGGACCAGATGCAGGAGTAAACGGTGGGGAATTACTTTTTCAAGGCCCCATCGATGAGCTGATGAAGTCAGCCCAAACCTACACCGCAAAATACCTTCGAAGTGAGGAGCATATTTTTAAAAAAGAAGGGAATCGAAAGTGGAAAGACTCTATCCTAGTCAAAGGTGCTAGGGAAAATAACCTCAAAAATATCGACGTCAAATTCCCCCTCAACACACTTACCGTAGTGACTGGAGTATCTGGTTCTGGTAAATCCACTTTAGTGAAAAAGGTTCTTTATCCAGCTTTGGGTAAAATGCTTGGAACGGTGATTGATGAAACGGGCAAGTATGATAAAATTGAGGGAGACTATCGCTCTGTTTCCCAGATTGAATTTGTAGACCAAAATCCAATAGGAAAGTCTTCTCGATCCAATCCAGTCACTTATGTAAAAGCTTATGACGCGATTAGGTCTCTTTATTCTGACCAACCCATTTCAAAGCAAAGGAATTACAAACCAGCCTTTTTCTCTTTCAATGTAGATGGAGGGCGATGTGAAGCCTGTTCTGGAGAAGGAATCACCACGGTGGAAATGCAGTTTATGGCGGATATCCATCTCACCTGTGAATCCTGCAAAGGCAAGCGTTTCAAAAATGAAATACTGGATGTTAAGTATAAAGAGAAAGACATTTCAGAGGTCCTAAATATGACCATTGATGAAGCCATCGAGTTCTTCCAAGGGAAAACTCAGATCATCAATAAGCTGCTACCTCTTCAAGAAGTAGGTCTTGGCTATATAGGCATGGGGCAAAGTTCTAATACGCTATCTGGCGGCGAAGCACAACGAGTGAAATTGGCATCTTTCCTTGGGAAAGGTGGTACGAAATCGGGAGAACATATCCTCTTTATTTTCGATGAACCGACGACGGGACTTCACTTTCATGACATCAAGAAATTGCTTCATTCCATCAATGCCCTGATAGATCAAGGTCATTCCGTGATCATTATTGAGCATAATACCGAAGTGATCAAATCAGCTGATTGGGTAATTGATTTGGGTCCAGAGGGAGGGAATAAAGGAGGTCATTTAACTTTCGAAGGAACCCCAGAAGATATGATGAAGGAAGAAGGAAATTATACTGCCAAGTATTTGAGGGAAGCTTTTGTGTAA